The DNA region CACTTTGGTCTCGTATTATAGGGGCCACCAGAGGGTGAGGGAGCAAACGCGCTTCCCTCTGGTGCTCCAGACGGCGACGCGGCACGGCGAGCAACTAAGGGCTTCGGGGGTTTGGAAGAGTTGATGCTTCAGAAGCGCACCGCTCAAGGACCAGAGGCGTTTGACAGGTTGCAGCGCTGCGGAACAGGGAGGCGGCCAGACGAATGCCCGGCGGGCACTGCAACTGCAGGGCGTGCAGGACCAGGACGGTCTCCCGGCTCTTCCCCCTGGAACGCCGCGGTATTGACCGTGGGTCACAGCCCGTCCTGGCGTTTTCCCACCTGCGGGCAGACGCAGGCACAGACGTACAGCCACCCGTAACGGTGTTGGGCGCGCACAGTGGGCGCTTTGCCTCGCTTGGCCCGGCGCCTGCCCACCAGGGGCCTTAACCCCTCACGGTGCTCCTCGATGCCCGCTTCTCGGCGTCGTTCAGTTCCTTCAAGACCTGCCTGGGCTACTTGGATCACGGCGGGGAGGACTTTTTTTGAACGCATCCTGGGTGGCCTGATCGGCCCTGAGCTGTCGAGGCCGGGGCCGTTGAAGGCTACACGCTGAAGGCTGCATCCCGCGCGGTCCAGCCGGCAGCGCAGCGGCTGAGATGCAGCTCTGTGCCCAGTTCCTGCTGCACCCAGGACTGCACGCGTGCGCCATTCCAGACACCGCCAGCGGCGGTGTCTGCCCGAATGGTTTGGGGCAGCAGCAGGAGTTCGGGGTCGCTCAAGGGCATGCGGGCGCCCCTCTTCTGGTGCCGCTGAAGCTTGAGTCCACCCACCCCACGTTCACGGTAGGCACCGAGAATCCGCTTCCTGCTCGGCATAGCCCGGAAGTCGCAGCGCTTCTGCGTAGCTTACCGCCAGGAAGGCGAGCAGCTGGCTGCGTCGTCGCTCGACCGCACACGTACTCCGGCGGTAGATCTCCCAGAACTCAGCGGATTCGTGGGGCAGGGTAAGCTTTTTGATCTTGTTACTGCTTTCCCGGAGTCCGTGTAACAGGGCGTGACTTATTAATCGCGGCATCAATCGGTATGAATTCCAGAGGGACGTTCTGCGTGCATGCCATTTTCCCCGTGACCCGGGGTGCAGAGGACCGGTGCGAACTGACGCCGTGATCAAGAGGATGTCCGGGGAAAAAAGTGGTTGCAGCCGCTTCCGGTCAGGGGCGACTCCCCCCACGGTTGGCCTGAAGTGAAAAGGTCGCCGTTCTGCCCAATTCCACGGGACCGCTTTCCCAAGTCCGAATGGCTGGATTTCCTTCATGTGCGTGGTCTTGCGCGAGATCAGGTGATAAAACTTGTCCCTCGTGGCGGCGCTCAAGGCCCTGTCCCCGCATGAGAGGAGCGCGATGAAGAATCTGTTTTTCCTGCTCAGTACCCTGCTGCTCGGTCAGGCGCTAGCCGCGGGCACATTGGTTTACGGCGCGCCTGGCGAGCCCGTAAACCTCAACCCCGGCAACGCCAGTGACAGCCCCAGCCTTCAGGGGCAGGTGCAGATCTACGACCGACTGGTGCATTTCCAACCCGGTACCGCGGTACCGGTCCCTGGCCTCGCCACCGCATGGAAGAGCAACACTTCGGCGACCGAGTGGACCTTCACCCTGCGGCAGAATGTAAAATTCCACGACGGAACACCCTTTAACGCCGACGCCGTCCTCTTCAACGTGAACCGCTGGTGGGACAAGAAGAATCCTTACCGCTACGGCGGCACCTTCGAGATTTGGGGTGAGCTGATGGGCGGGTACAAGGGCGAGAGCGGCAGCCTACTGAAAAGCATCTCCAAGGTGAACGCGAACACCGTCCGTTTCTCGCTCACCCGCGGCGTCACCGCCTTCCCCGACCTGCTGGGCACCGATTACTTCGGGATCGCCTCGCCGTCGGCCGTCAAACGGTTGGGGGGGAACTACGGCACCCCAGCGGGCGGCGCGGTGGGTACCGGCCCCTTCCAGTACGTGAGCTGGCGCACCGGGGACCGCCTGGTGTTGAAACCCAACCCAGGCTACTGGAGTACGCGCAGCACCGCCGATCAACTTCTCTTCCGCTTCATCAAGGATCCCAGCCAGCGGCTGAATGAGCTCAGGGCCGGGACCATCGACTTCACGAGTAACCTCGACCCCCAGGTGGCAAAGTCAATCAAGGCCGATCCCAACCTGCGCTTGGTGTTGCCGCCGGCTTTCAACGTGGGCCTGCTGAACATGAACGTTCGGCACCCTGCCCTGCGAAACACCAAGGTGCGTGAGGCCATTCGCTTCGCCGTCAACCGCCCCGCGATCGTGGACGCTTTCTGGGGTGACTTGGGTGCCACGGACAACAGCCTGCTGCCGCCAGCGTTGAGCTGGGCAAACGCCAAGACCATTCCCAGGGTGACCTACAACCCGGCTGTGGCCAGGCGGCTGCTCGCAGAGGCGGGATTCCCCAATGGTTTCTCGGTGGACCTGTGGTACATGCCCATCAGCCGCAGCTACTTCCCGCAGCCCAAACCTGTCGCGGAAGCGATCGCCGCCGACCTGGGTGCCATCGGCATCAAGGTGAACCTGAGGACCGAGGACTGGGCGAAGTACCTTGAAGACCGGCAGAAGGGCCGCTTTGACATGTTCCTGTATGGCTGGAGCGGGGATTACAGCGACCCCGATAACTTCTACAGCGCCTTTTACGGGAAGGCAGGCAGCGTTGATATTGGCTTTGACCCCGGCAACATTAACGCGTTGCTGGGCCGGGGCCGCGCGGCAATTGACCGGCAGACGAAGGCGGGAATATACGCACAACTCCAGGAACTGACATACAACGCCAACGTACGGCTCCCCATCGTGCACAGCGCGGCCCCGGCCGCCGCACGCGCTCGGGTAAAAAACTGGATTACCGGGCCGCTGGGTACCGTGGGGTCCCTCAACCTGGTCCGGGTCGGGGGCAAGTAACCCTGACAGAGGGACGCGGCACACCCAGGGATCGCCTCGGCGGTGCAGACGGGTGTGATTCCCTCTCTCAACAGCATGGCGGTGCCGGGCATCGTGGGCCTGCCGGACATAATCACCGGCAGCTCCAGCCTGTCGAATCAAGCATGGAGGTCGCCCTGGTTCATGTGCGCCATAGGCGCACAGCGTGGAGGGCTTGAAGCGCAGAGCCCCGGGCTTCAAGGATTCTTTTCAGTGTTGGTATTTCAGGCTGTCGTCCTCCGGGAGTGCTCTCAGAAATGCCTCCACTTCGGCGACATGGAAAGCGACCGCCCCCGTCTCCCGAGTCACCCAGTACACCCCAGGGGACGCACAGGCGGGGCAAAGGTCAGGAGTCACGTTGGGCGTGTTGTCGGTGGGGCTGCTTGGTACGTGCTGGTCCTCGCCTGCCTGCTACCGCCGCGCCTCCCTCACATTTCGCAAAGGCGTACTGTCCGCGCAGTGCGGGAAGTCGGGAGGCGTAAGTGTTCCGCCGTGTTGGCGCAGTCGTTCCCTTCGCCTCCCCATCTCCATCCCTTAACCTGCCCTAACCCCACGCCCGTGGGGGGGCGGCCCGAGGTGGCGCGTGATGGCCCAACCGGGCTTGGACGAACGCCTCGTTCTGACCTGTCGGTCCGCGCGGCGCTCGCAGCCCATCCCTGCCTCCCGTCACCTCTGGCCTGCAACCGTCGGCCGACTCCAGTGTGCGGCAGGCGGTGGCAACGCGGGCGGACTTTTCCGCCGACCTGCTCAGCCAGTTGCGCTGCGGCCACATCCGCTCGTGCGGCGGGCGGCGCGTGCAGGAGGTGGGGAGGTGTTCTAGCGGCGCTGGAGCTTCAGCGTGCCGCCGCCCATCGCCTGCCCAGCGGCGTTCACCGCCTGAAAGCGTCCCTCGTAGGTCTCCCCCGAGAACCGCCCGGCAGTGCGGAGCTCCACGGTCTGGTCGTCGTTGACCTTGAGCGTGACGACCAGCGTGCCGGACGCGCTCTGGCCCTGAACCCAGCCCAGCACGTCGCCCTGGGGTGAGTACACGACGCCCGCCACACCCCGGTCGTCGTCCATGCTGAAGCGGGCGTCCAGCCGGGTTCCGCCGTCCGTGGTGAATACGGCGGTCCACGACCCGGCGGCTCCGGGCCGGGGTGGCGGCCGCCGGGCGGGGAGCCGGTGTTGCCGGAGCGGACGTGGGGTTCGCCTGGGACGCGGGCGGATGCGGGGTGGACCGCGCGTACTCCAGGCTGGTGTCCCCAGTCTGGAGCAGCAGCGCCCCTGCGCCTACTTTCCAGGTGTAGGGGCGGGGCGCGGCGTTGGCGCGTTCGTTGCGGATGCCCGCGAAGCGGACGCACCCGGCGTTCAGGCGCGTGGGCGCCGCGCCGTTGACTCCATGCGCCTCGCTGGGGTGCAAAGTGAGCTGCTGCCCCGATATCCGGAAGGTGCCTCGCTCCCAGTACACGCCAACCGACTCGCACGAGATCATGTGGCCGCTCATGCCGAAAGTGCCGGGAATCATGCTGGAGCTGATGCGGGCGAGCTCATACGAGCCGTTTGCCCGCAGCACGAGGCGGTTCGAGCCTCCGTTGGCGTCCAGGTAGCCCTTGGTTCCAACCGTGTACACCGCCGCCGGATAGACCTGCCCCTGATACCACTCGCCCGTCAGGGCGGCGGGCACCGTGGCGGCCGGGGCAGCGGGGCCAAGCGTCCCCAGGACCGCCAGGAGCAGGAGGGGACGCAGGACGGGGGGACGCGCGCTCTTCATGCCCTGAGCGTAGGCGGAGCGGGATGATGGCGGGATGGCGCGCCGAGCGCCCCTTGGCCCTTTACAGTGCCCGCGCGAGCGCAGCCCCACGCACACCGAAGAGTTGGCACCTCCCTCTGCCCATACCCGCATCCGCGCTTATCGTGCGGGCGAGGAGGTGGCGGTGTTCGTGGTGCTGACGCAGCGGCTGGCCGTGTTTGTGGACACGCTGACCACAGACGCTGACTGGGACCACGTGTACGGCAATGCCGAGTTTCTCAGCGGTGGGACGCTGCCCGCCGCTTGGCCGCCCAGCAACGTGAGGAGGACCGCTTCCACGAAGTCGCGCTCGTGCCCCGCGTTTGAGAAGTGATCGAGGACGTGGGGCGGGCCACCCGTGAACGGTTGGGCGTGAGGCAGGCGCCGCCGGAACGCGGCTTCTCCGCCACGTTGACAGCTTCAGCGCGCTCGTCAAGACTGGGGGCCTTTAGCAAGGCCGCCCGCTCTACGCTCCGGCTGGGGGTGGGAGCGCGCCGCCCTCCCGCTGTTTCCCCCTCGCGCCCCGGAGGAGTTTCCCATGTCGCCCACGCCCCTCACTGCCGCGCAGCGCCGCACCCTGCTCACCCTGGCCGATACCTTCGTGCCCGCGCTGCCCCGCGCCCACGATCCCCACGGCTTCTACGCCTCCTCGGGCAGCGCAGCGGGCGCGCACCGGGTCGCCGAGGCCTTCTTGCTGGACTTGCCCCACAGCGAGCAGGAGGGTGTCCGGCGGTTGCTGGGCGTCCTGGGCCGGGTGGGCCTGCGGCCCGGCTTGCCCCTCGCCCTGCGCGAAGCCCTCCTGCGTGGGCTGTCCCGCCTAAGCCCAGAGGCCGCTGTGGGGATTGAGCAGCTTCGCCGCCTGCTGCTGATGCTCGCTTATGCCCATACGGAGCCGGGGCAGGCCAACCCCTTCTGGCGGCAGTTCGGCTACGCCGGACCCACCTTCTCGGGAGGAAACACCGAGCGTGACGTGCCTACCCTGACGCTGCGGGGCGGCGAGACGCTGGAGGCGGACGTGGTGGTCGTCGGCTCCGGGGCCGGGGGCGGGGTGATCGCCGGAGAGCTGAGCGCTCGGGGCCTGCGCGTGGTGGTGCTGGAGGCCGGGCGGCAGTACGCGGACGCCGAGCTGGGCCACTCGGAGCTGTGGGCCTACCGCCACCTATACTGGCGCGGCGGCTTTACCTCCACCGCCGAAGGCAACGTCTCCCTGATCTCGGGTCAGACGCTCGGCGGCGGCACCGCCGTCAACTGGATGAACTGCGTGCGCCCCCCGGAGGACTTGCGGCGCGAGTGGGCCGAGCTGGGCCTGGACGGGCTGGACAGCCCCTCATTTGGGAACGATGTGGACGCCGTCATGACGCGCATCTCGGCCAACGACCGTTGCAGCGAGTTGAGCGCCACCCACGAGCGGATGCTGGAGGGCGCGCAGGCCCTGGGCTACCGCACGCGCCGGGCGTTTCGCAACGCTGACCCCACGCGGCACGATCCGCAGCATGCCGGGCACATCGGCTTCGGAGACGCGACGGGCAGCAAGCAGAGCACGCTCAAGACGTACCTGAAGGATGCGGTAGGCCGCGGCGCGCGCATCGTGGAGGGCGCTCGCGCGCAGCGCATTCTGATCGAGGGAGGCCAAGCTGCCGGGTTGGTCGCCACGCTGGGGGAGGGGCAAGAGACGTTGACCGTCCGCGCGCCTCAGCTCGTCCTCGCCTGCGGAGCGCTGGAGACGCCCGCCCTGCTGCTGCGCTCCGGGGTGGGCGGTCCGGCGGTAGGCGACTTCCTCCGCCTGCACCCCTGCGGAGCGCTAACAGGCGTATTTGCCGAGGACCAGCGCAACTGGTGGGGACCGACGCAGGCGGCCCTGGTAGACGAGTTTGCAGGTCGGCGCGAGGGGTACGGCTACCTGATCGAGACGGCCCAGTACACCACTGGCCTCTTTGCGGCGGCGGCAGCGTGGGGCGGCGCGCGGGCGCACCGCGACCTGATGGCCGACCATGCCCGCAGCGTCACCCTGATTCACCTCACCCGCGACCGGGGCCACGGGCGCGTGACCTTGGGCGGTGGCGGCGAGGCCGTCGTGAACTACGCCCTCACCGATCCTCTCGACCGCGAGAACTTCCTGCACGGTCAGGCCACCGTCGCTCACATTCTCGAAGCGGCGGGGGCCGAGCGCATCTTTTCCCTTGTGCCGGGCGTGCGGCCCTGGCAGCGTGGGGAGAGCCTGGAGGCTTTTCTCGCCGGATTGCGGCGCAAGCCTATCGGGCACGGCGGCCATCCCGTCTTCAGCGCGCACCAGATGGGCACGGCAAGGATGGGGCGGGACCCGGAGACGAGCGTGGCCGACACGCGCGGCGAACTGCACGCCCTGCCCGGCGTCTGGATCGGCGACGCGAGCGCTTTTCCCAGTGCGTCCGGCGTCAATCCCATGATTACCTGCATGGCCCTGGCCCGGCGCACGGGCCGCTTTATCGCGAGGGCGGCGCCGGAGCAGAACTGGGGGGGGAGCGGGGCGTTCACGGCGCGTCAGGGGTAAGGCCCAGGCCGGAGTCAAACCCGCCCCGTGCCCAAACGCCGCGGCCGCCCGCACAGCGTTTTCCAGCCCGCGCTCCGGGGCGACGTCAAGCAGGTCAGCGCTACCGCTTCCCGGGCCCACCAGCACCTGATGGGAGGCGGGTCCCCGCTGCTCAGGACCAGAACGGACGGCATGGACCACGGCCTCTTTCCCCTCACGCGCGCAGTTTCTCTTCGTCCTCCAGG from Deinococcus hopiensis KR-140 includes:
- a CDS encoding ABC transporter substrate-binding protein, coding for MKNLFFLLSTLLLGQALAAGTLVYGAPGEPVNLNPGNASDSPSLQGQVQIYDRLVHFQPGTAVPVPGLATAWKSNTSATEWTFTLRQNVKFHDGTPFNADAVLFNVNRWWDKKNPYRYGGTFEIWGELMGGYKGESGSLLKSISKVNANTVRFSLTRGVTAFPDLLGTDYFGIASPSAVKRLGGNYGTPAGGAVGTGPFQYVSWRTGDRLVLKPNPGYWSTRSTADQLLFRFIKDPSQRLNELRAGTIDFTSNLDPQVAKSIKADPNLRLVLPPAFNVGLLNMNVRHPALRNTKVREAIRFAVNRPAIVDAFWGDLGATDNSLLPPALSWANAKTIPRVTYNPAVARRLLAEAGFPNGFSVDLWYMPISRSYFPQPKPVAEAIAADLGAIGIKVNLRTEDWAKYLEDRQKGRFDMFLYGWSGDYSDPDNFYSAFYGKAGSVDIGFDPGNINALLGRGRAAIDRQTKAGIYAQLQELTYNANVRLPIVHSAAPAAARARVKNWITGPLGTVGSLNLVRVGGK
- a CDS encoding FAD-dependent oxidoreductase, which produces MSPTPLTAAQRRTLLTLADTFVPALPRAHDPHGFYASSGSAAGAHRVAEAFLLDLPHSEQEGVRRLLGVLGRVGLRPGLPLALREALLRGLSRLSPEAAVGIEQLRRLLLMLAYAHTEPGQANPFWRQFGYAGPTFSGGNTERDVPTLTLRGGETLEADVVVVGSGAGGGVIAGELSARGLRVVVLEAGRQYADAELGHSELWAYRHLYWRGGFTSTAEGNVSLISGQTLGGGTAVNWMNCVRPPEDLRREWAELGLDGLDSPSFGNDVDAVMTRISANDRCSELSATHERMLEGAQALGYRTRRAFRNADPTRHDPQHAGHIGFGDATGSKQSTLKTYLKDAVGRGARIVEGARAQRILIEGGQAAGLVATLGEGQETLTVRAPQLVLACGALETPALLLRSGVGGPAVGDFLRLHPCGALTGVFAEDQRNWWGPTQAALVDEFAGRREGYGYLIETAQYTTGLFAAAAAWGGARAHRDLMADHARSVTLIHLTRDRGHGRVTLGGGGEAVVNYALTDPLDRENFLHGQATVAHILEAAGAERIFSLVPGVRPWQRGESLEAFLAGLRRKPIGHGGHPVFSAHQMGTARMGRDPETSVADTRGELHALPGVWIGDASAFPSASGVNPMITCMALARRTGRFIARAAPEQNWGGSGAFTARQG